In Pleurocapsa sp. PCC 7319, the following are encoded in one genomic region:
- the rpsM gene encoding 30S ribosomal protein S13, with translation MARISGVDLPRDKRVEVALTYIFGVGLSRAQKAIAETGVNPDTRVRDLSDEDVTKLRAYIEDNYQVEGDLRRWEAMNIKRLADIGTYRGRRHRMGLPLRGQRTRTNARTRRGRRLTVAGKKKAPGKK, from the coding sequence GTGGCACGGATTTCTGGCGTAGACCTTCCTCGTGACAAGCGTGTGGAAGTTGCGCTGACTTATATTTTTGGAGTTGGTTTATCCCGAGCCCAAAAAGCGATCGCCGAAACTGGTGTCAATCCAGATACCAGAGTAAGGGATTTATCGGATGAAGATGTAACTAAACTGAGAGCCTATATCGAAGATAACTATCAAGTTGAAGGAGACTTGAGACGTTGGGAAGCGATGAACATCAAACGTTTGGCTGACATCGGTACTTATCGCGGTCGGCGTCATCGTATGGGTTTACCTCTTAGAGGTCAAAGAACTCGTACTAATGCCCGTACCAGGAGAGGCAGACGATTAACAGTAGCCGGTAAGAAGAAAGCTCCAGGTAAAAAATAA
- the rplN gene encoding 50S ribosomal protein L14, with protein MIQQQTYLNVADNSGARKLMCLRVIGKGNSPYAFIGDVVVAVVKDALPNMGVKKSEVVKAVIVRTKQSVNRPSGMSIRFDDNAAVIINEQGSPRGTRVFGPVARELREKNFTKIVSLAPEVI; from the coding sequence ATGATTCAACAACAGACCTATCTAAATGTCGCTGATAACAGCGGTGCCCGTAAGCTAATGTGTTTACGAGTAATTGGCAAGGGAAACAGCCCCTATGCTTTTATCGGTGACGTCGTAGTTGCCGTAGTTAAAGATGCTTTACCCAACATGGGTGTCAAAAAATCCGAAGTGGTTAAAGCAGTAATTGTCCGTACTAAACAGTCAGTCAATCGTCCTAGTGGGATGAGCATTCGTTTTGATGACAATGCTGCTGTGATTATCAACGAACAGGGTAGCCCTAGAGGTACTCGTGTCTTTGGTCCTGTGGCAAGAGAATTAAGAGAGAAAAACTTTACCAAGATCGTCTCTTTAGCTCCAGAGGTAATTTAA
- a CDS encoding adenylate kinase → MAKRLIFLGPPGAGKGTQAQILSENHQIPHVSTGDILRSAVAQQTPLGKQAQDYMNRGELVPDVLILNLIQDRLSYEDAVSGWILDGFPRNVNQAAFLEDLLAKLEQNADCVLNLEVPDEVLVGRLLARKRKDDNESTIRRRLEVYHQDTVPVINFYQQREILQTIDGNQTMTEVTQSLSEAIS, encoded by the coding sequence ATGGCAAAGCGGTTAATATTTCTTGGTCCTCCTGGCGCAGGAAAAGGAACACAGGCACAAATACTATCTGAAAATCACCAAATTCCTCATGTATCCACTGGAGATATTTTGCGCTCTGCTGTTGCGCAGCAAACTCCTCTAGGAAAACAAGCCCAAGATTATATGAACAGAGGAGAATTGGTTCCTGACGTCCTGATTCTAAACCTAATTCAAGATCGCCTCTCTTATGAAGATGCAGTCAGTGGGTGGATTTTGGATGGATTTCCTAGAAATGTCAATCAAGCCGCTTTTTTAGAGGATTTGCTGGCCAAACTAGAGCAAAATGCTGACTGCGTTTTAAATTTAGAAGTACCAGATGAAGTGCTGGTAGGAAGGCTATTAGCCAGAAAACGTAAAGACGATAACGAATCAACAATTCGTCGTCGTTTAGAAGTTTACCACCAGGATACGGTACCAGTAATCAATTTTTATCAGCAAAGAGAAATTTTGCAAACTATTGACGGTAATCAAACAATGACAGAAGTAACTCAATCTTTGAGTGAAGCAATATCATAG
- the rpsK gene encoding 30S ribosomal protein S11: MAQPKRRSGAKKNKKNVPNGVAHIQSTFNNTIVTISDTRGDVISWSSAGASGFKGAKKGTPFAAQTAADSAGRRAMDQGMRQIEVMVSGPGAGRETAIRALQGAGLEITLIRDVTPIPHNGCRPPKRRRV, from the coding sequence ATGGCGCAACCAAAAAGAAGAAGCGGCGCAAAGAAAAATAAAAAAAATGTTCCCAATGGTGTAGCTCATATCCAGTCGACTTTCAACAATACTATTGTGACCATTTCCGATACTAGAGGAGACGTAATATCTTGGTCTTCTGCTGGTGCTAGTGGTTTCAAAGGAGCGAAGAAAGGAACCCCATTTGCAGCTCAAACGGCGGCTGATAGTGCCGGAAGAAGAGCAATGGATCAGGGAATGCGTCAAATAGAAGTAATGGTTAGTGGTCCTGGTGCTGGTCGGGAAACAGCAATAAGAGCCTTACAAGGTGCAGGATTAGAAATCACTTTGATTCGTGATGTTACACCTATTCCTCATAATGGCTGTCGTCCGCCCAAGCGACGTAGAGTATAA
- the rpsQ gene encoding 30S ribosomal protein S17, which yields MAVKERVGEVVSDKMDKTVVVAIENRSPHPKYGKIVVRTKKYKAHDAENQCQIGDRVRIRETRPLSKTKRWTVEEIIESPKS from the coding sequence ATGGCAGTAAAAGAAAGAGTCGGAGAAGTGGTGAGCGACAAAATGGATAAAACCGTGGTTGTTGCTATTGAAAACCGTTCCCCTCACCCCAAGTACGGCAAGATTGTCGTCAGAACTAAAAAATATAAAGCTCACGATGCAGAAAACCAATGTCAAATTGGTGATCGCGTAAGGATTAGAGAAACTCGTCCCTTAAGCAAAACCAAACGCTGGACGGTCGAGGAAATTATTGAATCCCCAAAATCCTAA
- the rpmC gene encoding 50S ribosomal protein L29, whose protein sequence is MALPKIEDARKLSDEELAEEILAVKRELFQLRLEQATRRLEKPHLFKHTKHRLSQLLTVERERELAAAKGEE, encoded by the coding sequence ATGGCTTTACCAAAGATTGAAGATGCCAGAAAGCTGAGTGATGAAGAACTGGCAGAAGAAATTTTAGCGGTTAAGCGAGAGTTATTTCAGCTTAGGTTAGAGCAAGCAACTCGCCGTCTGGAAAAACCTCATCTGTTTAAGCACACGAAACATCGTCTATCTCAGCTATTAACTGTAGAACGTGAGCGTGAATTAGCCGCCGCTAAAGGAGAAGAGTAA
- the rpsH gene encoding 30S ribosomal protein S8 — protein sequence MAATDTISDMLTRIRNACMVKHQTTQVPSTRMTRAIANVLQKEGFIEGYEETGQEPQKFIVISLKYKGRNRQPIISTLKRVSKPGLRVYSRKKDIPRVLGGIGIAIVSTSRGVMTDREARSQGVGGEILCYVW from the coding sequence ATGGCGGCAACCGATACTATTTCAGATATGCTGACCCGCATCCGTAATGCCTGTATGGTCAAGCATCAAACAACTCAAGTTCCTTCAACTCGCATGACCCGTGCTATTGCTAATGTTCTGCAAAAAGAAGGGTTTATCGAAGGTTATGAGGAAACAGGGCAAGAACCCCAAAAATTCATTGTTATTTCTCTAAAGTACAAAGGCAGAAATCGTCAACCAATTATTAGTACCCTAAAGCGAGTAAGTAAACCAGGACTAAGGGTTTACTCGCGCAAAAAAGATATTCCCAGGGTTCTGGGCGGTATTGGTATTGCGATCGTTTCCACTTCCCGCGGAGTAATGACGGACAGAGAAGCACGCAGCCAAGGAGTTGGCGGTGAAATCCTCTGTTATGTCTGGTAA
- the secY gene encoding preprotein translocase subunit SecY, with the protein MVREKTPSAQETFLQMAQAAGLRGRLLVTIGLLILVRLGVFIPVPGIDREIFGNFINNSGNASIVGFLDIFTGGGISALGIFALGILPFINASIIMQLLATAIPTLEDLQKNEGEAGRRKISQITRYVALGGAIIQSFGITLGLLVNNGIIEKSIFPIGETVLALTAGSMFVMWVSELITEKGIGNGASLLIFVNIVAVLPKTLGNTIEYAQSGGREAIAQVIILLLVFLTMIVGIVFIQEGTRRIPIISARRQVGRRVYRERSNYLPLRLNQGGVMPIIFASSVLFLPAQLIGFLPGDGAVKNVFNQVAAAIQPGNWAYIVVYLVLILFFSYFYASLIVNPVDMSQNLKKMGASIPGIRPGKATSAYLEKVLNRLTLLGAIFLGLVATIPTLVESAIPAGTTVFSGFGATSLLILVGVAIDTAKQIQTYVISQRYEGMVKQ; encoded by the coding sequence ATGGTTAGAGAAAAAACTCCCTCAGCACAAGAGACCTTTTTACAAATGGCGCAAGCAGCTGGTCTTCGAGGCAGGCTGCTAGTAACCATTGGTCTTCTAATATTAGTGCGGCTAGGTGTATTTATACCTGTTCCAGGGATTGATCGCGAGATTTTTGGTAATTTTATTAATAATTCTGGGAATGCTTCGATAGTCGGATTTTTAGATATTTTTACTGGTGGTGGGATTTCCGCTTTGGGTATTTTTGCTCTGGGAATTTTACCCTTTATTAATGCTTCTATCATCATGCAGTTGTTAGCAACTGCCATTCCTACTCTAGAAGATTTACAAAAAAACGAGGGTGAGGCAGGAAGACGCAAAATTTCTCAGATTACGCGTTATGTTGCTTTAGGGGGGGCAATTATCCAAAGTTTTGGTATTACCCTGGGTTTATTAGTCAATAACGGCATTATTGAAAAAAGTATCTTTCCTATTGGTGAAACAGTCTTAGCTCTGACGGCTGGTTCCATGTTTGTCATGTGGGTCTCAGAACTTATTACAGAAAAAGGTATTGGCAATGGTGCTTCATTACTGATTTTTGTCAATATTGTGGCTGTATTACCCAAAACTTTAGGTAATACCATTGAATATGCCCAAAGTGGTGGACGGGAAGCGATCGCTCAAGTAATTATCCTGTTGTTGGTATTTTTAACCATGATTGTGGGGATTGTTTTTATCCAAGAAGGAACTCGTCGTATCCCCATTATTTCAGCTCGTCGTCAAGTAGGTCGAAGAGTATATCGTGAGAGAAGTAACTATCTTCCTTTGAGATTAAATCAAGGTGGCGTAATGCCGATTATTTTTGCTTCTTCTGTCTTGTTTTTGCCGGCTCAATTAATTGGATTTTTACCTGGCGATGGAGCAGTCAAAAATGTCTTCAACCAAGTCGCTGCGGCGATCCAACCAGGTAACTGGGCTTATATCGTAGTTTATTTGGTTCTAATTCTATTTTTCAGCTATTTTTACGCTTCTCTGATTGTCAACCCGGTGGATATGTCCCAAAATCTCAAAAAAATGGGAGCATCGATCCCTGGGATCAGACCAGGAAAAGCAACTAGTGCTTACCTAGAAAAAGTTCTCAATCGTTTGACTTTATTGGGGGCAATTTTCTTGGGCTTAGTGGCCACTATTCCGACCCTAGTAGAAAGTGCAATTCCCGCAGGAACGACTGTCTTTAGTGGGTTCGGAGCAACTTCTTTACTAATTTTGGTGGGGGTAGCAATTGATACAGCCAAGCAAATCCAGACATACGTGATTTCTCAGCGTTACGAAGGTATGGTTAAGCAATAG
- the rplE gene encoding 50S ribosomal protein L5: MPKPLKTRYLEDIVPKLTEQFSFSNVHQVPKVVKIVVNRGLGEASQNAKALESSINEMMVITGQKPVVTRAKKAIAGFKIRQGMPVGVMVTLRGERMYAFLERLICLALPRIRDFRGISPTSFDGRGNYSLGVREQLMFPEIDYDSIDQIRGMDISIVTSANNDEEGRALLKEMGMPFRDN, encoded by the coding sequence ATGCCCAAACCACTAAAAACCAGATATTTAGAAGATATCGTTCCTAAGCTAACTGAGCAATTCAGCTTCAGTAACGTACATCAAGTTCCTAAAGTAGTTAAAATCGTCGTTAACCGAGGTTTAGGAGAAGCATCCCAAAATGCGAAAGCTTTAGAATCTTCGATTAACGAGATGATGGTGATTACAGGACAAAAACCCGTAGTTACCAGGGCCAAAAAAGCGATCGCTGGATTTAAAATTCGTCAGGGAATGCCTGTTGGAGTAATGGTAACTCTGCGAGGAGAGCGGATGTATGCCTTCCTTGAGCGACTAATTTGTTTGGCACTACCCCGGATTCGTGACTTTCGTGGTATTAGCCCCACAAGCTTTGATGGTCGAGGCAATTATAGCTTGGGAGTCAGAGAACAGTTGATGTTCCCAGAAATTGATTACGATAGCATCGATCAAATCAGAGGGATGGATATTTCCATCGTCACTTCCGCCAACAATGACGAGGAAGGACGAGCTTTATTAAAAGAGATGGGAATGCCTTTCCGTGACAACTAA
- the rplR gene encoding 50S ribosomal protein L18, protein MKLSRRESVTRRHRRVRRKVSGTAERPRLCVFRSNNHIYAQVIDDVAQHTLAAASDFNVKSGSTSGATCEVSAEVGKLVAQRALEKGIAKVVFDRGGNLYHGRVKALADAARESGLDF, encoded by the coding sequence ATGAAGCTTTCACGCAGAGAATCAGTCACACGCCGTCACCGACGGGTACGCAGAAAAGTGAGCGGTACTGCCGAACGTCCTCGTTTGTGTGTTTTCCGGTCCAACAATCACATTTATGCCCAAGTTATAGATGATGTCGCTCAGCATACTTTAGCGGCGGCATCGGACTTTAATGTTAAATCTGGTTCCACCTCTGGTGCAACTTGTGAAGTTTCCGCAGAAGTCGGCAAACTAGTAGCTCAAAGAGCATTAGAGAAAGGAATTGCTAAAGTAGTTTTTGATCGAGGCGGGAATCTTTACCATGGTCGAGTTAAGGCTTTGGCTGATGCAGCTCGCGAATCAGGTTTGGACTTTTAA
- the rplV gene encoding 50S ribosomal protein L22: protein MAIDTNNEVKAIAKYIRMSPFKVRRVLDQIRGRQYREALIILEFMPYKACEPILKTLRSAVANAEHNNGLDPATLVISKAFADGGPVLKRYRPRAQGRAYQIRKPTCHITVAVAPEVTD, encoded by the coding sequence ATGGCAATAGATACTAATAACGAAGTAAAAGCGATCGCCAAGTACATCCGGATGTCTCCTTTTAAGGTCAGACGGGTGCTAGATCAAATTCGCGGTCGTCAATATCGAGAAGCTTTAATTATTCTCGAATTTATGCCTTATAAAGCTTGTGAGCCAATTTTAAAAACATTGCGCTCGGCTGTAGCTAATGCAGAACACAATAACGGGTTAGACCCAGCAACCTTGGTAATCAGTAAAGCTTTTGCTGATGGTGGTCCTGTTCTCAAACGTTATCGTCCTAGGGCTCAAGGTCGAGCTTACCAAATTCGTAAGCCCACCTGTCACATTACTGTGGCTGTTGCGCCTGAAGTAACCGATTAG
- the rplP gene encoding 50S ribosomal protein L16, protein MLSPRRTKYRKQHRGRMRGMAYRGNTLNFGDYALQATEPSWITSRQIEAARRAMTRYVKRGGKIWIRIFPDKPVTMRPAETRMGSGKGSPEFWVAVVKPGRIMFEMAGVPEPIAKEAMRLAAQKLPIKTKFITRDEDYN, encoded by the coding sequence ATGCTTAGTCCCAGAAGAACGAAATATCGGAAACAACACCGCGGTCGCATGAGAGGTATGGCCTATCGTGGTAATACCCTAAACTTTGGTGATTATGCACTTCAGGCTACTGAACCTTCTTGGATTACTTCTCGACAAATTGAGGCTGCTCGCCGAGCGATGACGCGCTATGTGAAACGGGGTGGTAAGATTTGGATTCGAATCTTTCCTGATAAGCCCGTGACGATGCGTCCTGCGGAAACTCGTATGGGTTCGGGTAAAGGTTCCCCCGAATTTTGGGTAGCAGTGGTTAAGCCAGGTAGAATCATGTTTGAAATGGCTGGTGTTCCTGAACCAATAGCTAAAGAGGCAATGCGTTTAGCAGCACAGAAGCTACCAATCAAAACTAAATTTATCACTCGTGACGAGGATTATAACTAA
- the rpsC gene encoding 30S ribosomal protein S3 has protein sequence MGQKIHPTGFRLGITKDHQSCWYADTKRYPELLQEDRLIREYVNKELSNAGISQVKIERKADQIDLAIHTARPGVVVGRGGSGIEKLRTELQAKVGNNRQIRINVIEVPRVDADAALIAEYICQQLERRVSFRRVVRQAVQRAQRAEVLGIKIQVSGRLNGAEIARTEWVREGRVPLHTLRADIDYSYRTALTIYGILGVKVWVFKGEIIPGQEEAAAAVPSQAPRRQRRRQKFDDRSE, from the coding sequence GTGGGACAAAAGATACACCCAACGGGCTTTCGTTTGGGGATAACCAAAGATCATCAATCTTGCTGGTATGCCGATACTAAGCGCTACCCAGAATTATTACAAGAAGATCGCTTGATCAGAGAATACGTCAATAAAGAATTGAGTAATGCAGGCATTTCTCAAGTCAAAATTGAACGCAAGGCCGATCAAATTGATTTGGCGATTCATACCGCTAGACCTGGTGTAGTTGTTGGTCGCGGTGGTTCGGGGATTGAAAAGTTACGTACTGAGTTACAGGCTAAAGTCGGCAACAACCGTCAGATTCGCATTAACGTAATTGAAGTACCCCGTGTGGATGCTGATGCAGCGCTAATTGCTGAATATATCTGTCAGCAACTAGAGCGAAGAGTTTCTTTTCGTCGTGTTGTGCGTCAGGCAGTTCAAAGAGCGCAACGAGCTGAGGTTTTGGGAATCAAAATCCAGGTTAGTGGGCGTTTAAATGGGGCTGAAATTGCTCGCACAGAATGGGTTAGGGAAGGTCGAGTCCCACTGCATACCCTAAGAGCTGATATTGATTACTCTTATCGTACCGCTTTAACTATCTACGGCATTCTCGGAGTTAAGGTCTGGGTATTTAAAGGCGAAATTATCCCAGGACAAGAGGAAGCTGCTGCTGCAGTTCCCAGTCAGGCTCCTCGCCGTCAGCGTCGTCGTCAAAAGTTTGATGATCGCTCTGAGTAA
- the rplF gene encoding 50S ribosomal protein L6, whose protein sequence is MSRIGKQPIPIPDKVSAQISGQSVTIKGPKGTLSREIPEPIEVKQEGNTIVVNPTNDSRMGRQRHGLCRTLVANMVDGVSQGFQKRLLIQGVGYRAQAQGKKLTLNVGYSKPVEIEMPEGIDVAVENRNTEVIISGISKEVVGNVAAKIRAVRPPEPYKGKGIRYFDEQVKRKAGKTGK, encoded by the coding sequence ATGTCTCGTATAGGCAAACAGCCCATCCCCATTCCTGACAAAGTCAGTGCGCAAATCTCTGGACAGTCAGTCACTATCAAAGGACCCAAAGGAACTTTATCCAGAGAAATTCCCGAACCAATTGAGGTCAAGCAAGAAGGAAATACAATAGTAGTTAATCCCACCAATGATTCTCGTATGGGTCGTCAACGTCATGGTCTTTGTCGAACTCTAGTTGCCAATATGGTTGATGGAGTATCTCAAGGATTTCAAAAACGTCTCTTGATCCAAGGAGTGGGTTATAGAGCTCAGGCACAAGGGAAAAAACTAACCCTTAATGTTGGTTATAGTAAGCCCGTGGAAATAGAAATGCCTGAGGGAATTGATGTGGCAGTCGAAAATAGAAATACAGAAGTCATAATCAGTGGTATTAGCAAAGAAGTAGTGGGTAATGTAGCTGCCAAAATCAGAGCAGTTAGACCTCCCGAACCATACAAAGGGAAAGGAATTCGCTACTTTGATGAGCAAGTAAAACGTAAAGCTGGTAAGACAGGTAAGTAG
- the rplX gene encoding 50S ribosomal protein L24: MAKSKQAPTRYKMHVKKGDTIQVISGRDKGKVGEISRVIPKTSQVVVEGVNVRTKHVKPQQEGESGQIVTFEAPIHSSNVMLYSSKEKTVSRVGYTFTEDGRKVRMLKKTGEIID; this comes from the coding sequence ATGGCAAAAAGTAAACAAGCACCTACTCGCTATAAGATGCACGTCAAGAAAGGAGACACGATCCAAGTGATCTCTGGACGGGATAAAGGCAAGGTAGGCGAAATATCCCGAGTAATTCCCAAGACTAGTCAAGTAGTAGTTGAAGGGGTAAACGTCCGTACTAAGCACGTTAAGCCTCAACAAGAAGGAGAATCTGGTCAAATTGTGACTTTTGAAGCTCCGATCCACAGTTCAAATGTCATGCTCTATTCCAGTAAGGAAAAAACCGTTAGTCGAGTTGGTTACACCTTTACAGAAGACGGTCGTAAAGTGCGCATGCTGAAGAAAACAGGTGAAATAATTGACTAG
- the rpsS gene encoding 30S ribosomal protein S19, which yields MSRSLKKGPFIADSLLKKIEKLNANNKKEVIKTWSRASTILPQMVGHTIAVHNGRQHIPVFISDQMVGHKLGEFAPTRTFRGHAKSDKKGRR from the coding sequence ATGAGTCGTTCTTTAAAAAAAGGGCCTTTTATCGCCGACAGCCTACTCAAGAAAATTGAGAAGTTGAATGCTAATAACAAGAAAGAAGTAATCAAAACTTGGTCTAGAGCTTCAACTATTCTGCCGCAAATGGTCGGACATACAATTGCCGTACATAATGGTCGCCAACACATTCCTGTGTTCATTAGCGATCAGATGGTCGGACACAAACTGGGAGAATTTGCTCCTACCCGTACTTTTAGGGGTCATGCTAAAAGCGACAAAAAAGGGAGACGCTAG
- the rpsE gene encoding 30S ribosomal protein S5, whose protein sequence is MAKSKSRKKGRAKEKDSNWQERVVQIRRVSKVVKGGKKLSFRAIVVVGNEKGQVGVGVGKAADVIGAVRKGVADAKKQLVEVSLTKASSIVHVTNGVAGGAKVFMRPAAPGTGVIAGGAVRTVLELAGVKNILAKQLGSNSPLNNARAAIDALESLRTFAEVARERDIPLEQLYA, encoded by the coding sequence ATGGCTAAATCTAAGTCGCGTAAGAAAGGTCGCGCAAAGGAAAAAGACTCAAACTGGCAAGAACGAGTAGTACAAATTCGCCGGGTTAGTAAAGTAGTTAAAGGCGGGAAAAAACTTAGTTTTCGTGCCATCGTCGTCGTTGGCAATGAGAAAGGACAAGTAGGAGTAGGAGTAGGCAAAGCTGCTGATGTCATCGGTGCAGTTCGTAAAGGGGTTGCTGATGCCAAGAAGCAATTGGTCGAAGTATCCTTAACCAAAGCTAGTTCTATTGTTCATGTAACCAATGGCGTTGCAGGTGGGGCTAAAGTATTTATGCGTCCTGCTGCTCCTGGTACTGGGGTAATCGCTGGTGGTGCAGTCCGTACAGTACTAGAACTTGCAGGAGTAAAAAATATTTTAGCGAAGCAACTGGGTTCTAATAGTCCGTTGAATAATGCTAGAGCGGCAATCGATGCTTTAGAGAGTTTACGTACTTTTGCTGAGGTGGCTCGGGAAAGAGATATTCCTTTAGAACAGCTATACGCTTAA
- the infA gene encoding translation initiation factor IF-1 — MAKQDLIEMEGTVTESLPNAMFRVDLDNGFNVLAHISGKIRRNYIKILPGDRVKVELTPYDLTKGRITYRLKNK; from the coding sequence TTGGCTAAACAAGATTTAATTGAAATGGAAGGAACAGTAACAGAATCTCTTCCTAATGCAATGTTTCGCGTCGATTTAGATAACGGCTTTAACGTACTAGCTCATATCTCAGGGAAAATTCGGCGGAACTACATCAAAATTTTACCAGGTGATCGAGTCAAAGTGGAATTAACACCTTATGATTTGACCAAAGGCAGAATTACTTATCGCCTCAAAAACAAGTAA
- the rpmJ gene encoding 50S ribosomal protein L36 translates to MKVRPSVKKMCEKCRVIKRRGRVMVICSSNPKHKQRQG, encoded by the coding sequence ATGAAAGTTAGACCATCAGTTAAAAAAATGTGCGAAAAGTGTCGTGTCATCAAAAGACGCGGTCGGGTAATGGTGATTTGTAGCAGTAATCCTAAGCATAAGCAACGCCAAGGATAA
- the rplO gene encoding 50S ribosomal protein L15: protein MKIENLGPKSGAKRRKRRVGRGIAAGQGASCGFGMRGQKSRSGTGTKAGFEGGQMPLYRRVPKLKHFPLVNQKYYTTINVKALGSLPAKTEVTLNSLLEDGIVTNNDGPLKILGDGELKVALNVKAAAFTKSATEKIEAAGGTCEVITN, encoded by the coding sequence ATGAAAATCGAAAATCTTGGTCCCAAGTCTGGGGCTAAACGGCGTAAACGCAGAGTAGGTCGTGGTATTGCAGCAGGACAAGGTGCTAGCTGCGGCTTTGGTATGCGTGGTCAAAAATCTCGTTCTGGTACTGGTACTAAGGCTGGATTTGAAGGTGGTCAAATGCCCCTTTACCGTCGAGTTCCTAAGCTCAAACATTTTCCTTTGGTCAACCAGAAATATTACACCACGATTAATGTTAAAGCCCTAGGGTCATTACCAGCGAAAACAGAAGTCACCTTAAATTCCTTACTAGAAGATGGCATCGTAACTAATAATGATGGACCACTGAAAATTTTGGGTGATGGCGAATTAAAGGTGGCTTTAAACGTTAAAGCAGCAGCCTTTACTAAGAGTGCAACTGAGAAAATAGAAGCAGCCGGTGGTACTTGCGAAGTTATTACTAATTAG